Proteins co-encoded in one Alphaproteobacteria bacterium genomic window:
- a CDS encoding YbaB/EbfC family nucleoid-associated protein codes for MMNIQKMLKQAQEMQAKLGQAQAALEAMEFEGSAASGTVKLTLSGKGHLLRTTIDASVLDDKEMLEDLIIVAHRDAKEKMDAAVADTMGNVTGGLNLPAGMKLPF; via the coding sequence ATTATGAATATCCAGAAAATGTTGAAACAAGCACAAGAGATGCAAGCCAAGCTGGGCCAAGCGCAAGCCGCGCTTGAGGCAATGGAATTTGAAGGCAGTGCTGCCAGTGGCACGGTGAAACTCACGCTATCAGGCAAAGGCCATTTGCTGCGCACGACGATTGATGCCAGCGTGCTCGATGATAAAGAAATGCTCGAAGACCTCATCATCGTTGCACATCGTGATGCGAAAGAAAAAATGGATGCCGCCGTTGCCGACACCATGGGCAATGTCACAGGCGGGCTGAACCTTCCTGCAGGAATGAAGCTCCCCTTCTAA
- a CDS encoding CinA family protein, whose amino-acid sequence MSIFSDDLTKLAIDVLAECRARGWKLTTDESCTGGLISALLTEIAGSSDVFTHGFVTYANAAKTELGVKEALIANHGAVSEEVAKAMAEAALKAAHADIAIAVTGIAGPSGGTAEKPVGLVHVACAVKNKTTHEKFLFSGDRSAIRLAAVEAALKMALKA is encoded by the coding sequence ATGAGCATTTTCTCCGACGATCTCACCAAACTCGCGATTGACGTGCTGGCGGAATGTCGCGCACGTGGCTGGAAACTCACCACCGACGAATCCTGCACAGGTGGATTGATATCAGCGCTCCTCACTGAGATTGCAGGCTCATCTGACGTGTTCACCCATGGCTTCGTTACCTATGCGAATGCAGCCAAAACAGAATTGGGCGTGAAAGAAGCGCTCATCGCTAATCACGGTGCCGTAAGTGAAGAGGTCGCCAAAGCGATGGCCGAAGCTGCATTGAAAGCCGCACATGCAGATATCGCCATTGCTGTCACAGGTATTGCAGGGCCCAGTGGCGGCACGGCCGAAAAACCTGTTGGCCTCGTGCATGTTGCCTGTGCCGTGAAAAACAAAACCACCCACGAGAAGTTTTTATTTAGCGGTGATCGCAGCGCCATTCGTCTGGCAGCAGTGGAAGCGGCGTTGAAGATGGCATTGAAAGCCTAA
- the glmU gene encoding bifunctional UDP-N-acetylglucosamine diphosphorylase/glucosamine-1-phosphate N-acetyltransferase GlmU: MAKKKTAIPTAAIILAAGKGTRMKSELPKVMHKIAGRAMVGHVMHTALDAGLSPLTLVVAPGMHTVRSYAQSVDETVNFAVQEQQLGTGHAVLSAKDSLTGFEGNLLVLYGDTPLITQETITRLLETLTADATCAVAVLGFTPHDPAEYGRLVLASDGTLERIVEARDANEKEKHITLCNSGVIALRGNVAWGLLSKIGNENKKGEYYLTDVVAIARSAGFTARVVEGSAQEVLGVNSRVELAQAETAIQEKLRISHMENGVTLLAPETIYFSADTRIGTDVIIEPNVFFGTDVVIGDGVHIKASSHIEGTVIGDKASVGPFARLRPGTNLGEGAKIGNFVEIKKSEIDAGAKISHLSYIGDATVGEEANIGAGTITCNYDGYQKYRTVIGRDAFIGSNTALVAPVNVGDGAIVAAGSVITEDIDADALGVARTRQEQKQDWAKVFREKQKKN, encoded by the coding sequence ATGGCTAAAAAGAAAACAGCGATCCCCACAGCAGCAATTATTTTGGCAGCCGGTAAAGGCACGCGCATGAAGAGTGAGTTGCCGAAGGTGATGCATAAAATCGCGGGCCGCGCGATGGTTGGCCATGTCATGCACACGGCGCTGGATGCGGGCTTGTCACCCCTCACGCTGGTGGTTGCACCTGGCATGCACACGGTGCGCTCCTACGCGCAATCGGTGGATGAAACGGTGAATTTCGCCGTGCAGGAACAGCAGCTCGGCACGGGGCACGCCGTGCTTTCGGCCAAAGATTCGCTCACGGGATTTGAGGGCAACCTGCTGGTACTTTACGGCGATACGCCACTCATTACCCAAGAGACGATTACGCGGTTGCTCGAAACACTGACGGCGGATGCGACATGTGCCGTGGCCGTGCTTGGCTTCACGCCGCACGACCCTGCGGAGTATGGCCGCTTGGTGCTCGCAAGCGATGGCACGCTGGAGCGCATTGTCGAAGCGCGCGATGCAAACGAAAAAGAAAAACACATTACGCTGTGCAATTCGGGGGTGATTGCGCTGCGCGGGAATGTCGCGTGGGGGCTGCTCTCGAAAATTGGTAACGAGAATAAAAAAGGCGAATATTATTTGACCGACGTGGTGGCGATTGCGCGAAGTGCTGGCTTCACCGCACGCGTGGTCGAGGGTTCGGCGCAAGAAGTGTTGGGCGTGAATTCACGTGTGGAATTAGCGCAAGCGGAGACCGCGATTCAAGAGAAGCTGCGTATTTCGCACATGGAAAACGGTGTGACATTGCTCGCGCCAGAGACGATTTATTTCAGCGCCGATACGCGCATCGGCACCGATGTTATCATCGAGCCGAATGTGTTTTTTGGCACCGACGTAGTGATTGGTGACGGCGTGCATATCAAGGCAAGCTCACACATTGAAGGCACGGTGATTGGCGATAAAGCAAGTGTGGGGCCTTTCGCACGATTGCGCCCTGGCACGAATTTGGGTGAAGGCGCGAAGATCGGTAATTTCGTAGAAATCAAAAAATCGGAAATCGATGCGGGCGCGAAAATTTCGCACCTTAGTTACATTGGTGATGCGACCGTGGGCGAGGAAGCGAACATTGGCGCGGGCACGATTACCTGTAACTATGACGGCTACCAGAAATACCGCACGGTGATTGGGCGCGATGCATTTATTGGTTCGAACACCGCACTCGTTGCGCCTGTGAATGTAGGCGACGGCGCAATTGTCGCGGCAGGTTCGGTAATTACCGAAGACATTGATGCCGATGCACTCGGCGTGGCACGCACCCGCCAAGAACAGAAGCAAGACTGGGCGAAAGTATTTAGAGAAAAGCAAAAGAAGAATTAG
- a CDS encoding DNA polymerase III subunit gamma/tau: MYRVLARKYRPQTFHDLIGQEVLVRTLTNAFASGRIAHAFMLTGIRGIGKTTTARIIARGLNCIGADGNGEATTDPCGVCSNCIAIAEDRHVDVIEMDAASNTGVENMRDVIESVQYAPTNARYKVYIIDEVHMLSKSAFNALLKTLEEPPPHVKFIFATTEIRKIPVTIISRCQRFDLKRVDGDMLANHLISVAKREDIALDDMCAQLIATAAEGSVRDSLSILDRAIAMHTDNNGNTDIKSDTLRDMLGLADKSQVFTLLEQITTGKVEEALTQANTLHNQGADPQILLSDMMEIVHYITRVATAPQLASDVHYSPREQENAKRLAKELSIPALTRAWQILLKGAEEMRQTSQALPCFEMILVRLGYASQLPTPAALIKQLQNPAATASAAVIQHEAPQPPRTTSSYSAPTSYGATALATHAVAAPQAQPQTMAKAETFEEVLELFKLKREPMLLSHLISDLRLVSFQKGKIEMRPVAHIAADVPARINRLLQQWTGERWTLVFSSEEGQPTIAEQRKMEAAKLRQYAESHPKVRAVMEAFPAAKIVDFIPNKKSE; the protein is encoded by the coding sequence ATGTATCGCGTTTTAGCTCGCAAATATCGCCCACAAACCTTCCACGACCTGATTGGTCAGGAAGTGTTGGTGCGCACACTCACCAATGCCTTTGCGTCGGGTCGTATCGCGCATGCATTCATGCTTACTGGCATTCGCGGGATTGGTAAAACCACCACGGCACGTATTATTGCGCGCGGCCTGAATTGCATCGGCGCGGATGGCAATGGCGAAGCCACGACCGACCCGTGCGGCGTGTGCAGCAACTGCATTGCGATTGCCGAAGACCGGCATGTTGATGTCATCGAGATGGATGCGGCGTCGAATACGGGCGTTGAAAATATGCGTGATGTGATTGAGTCGGTGCAATACGCGCCCACGAACGCTCGTTATAAAGTCTACATCATCGACGAGGTGCACATGCTCTCCAAAAGTGCGTTCAACGCACTGCTGAAGACGCTTGAGGAACCACCTCCGCATGTGAAGTTCATTTTCGCGACGACTGAGATTCGTAAAATTCCCGTTACCATTATTTCACGTTGCCAACGCTTCGACTTGAAGCGTGTCGATGGTGATATGCTGGCGAATCATCTTATCAGTGTCGCTAAACGCGAAGATATCGCGCTCGACGATATGTGCGCGCAACTCATTGCCACGGCTGCCGAAGGCTCGGTGCGCGACTCACTTTCGATTCTTGATCGCGCTATTGCCATGCATACGGACAATAACGGCAATACCGATATTAAGTCCGACACGTTGCGCGACATGCTCGGTCTGGCCGACAAATCACAAGTCTTCACACTGCTAGAACAGATCACCACAGGCAAAGTCGAAGAGGCGCTGACGCAAGCGAACACGCTGCATAATCAAGGTGCTGACCCGCAAATTTTACTCAGCGATATGATGGAAATCGTGCATTATATCACCCGCGTGGCAACCGCGCCGCAACTGGCGAGCGATGTGCATTACTCACCGCGCGAGCAAGAAAATGCGAAGCGTTTGGCGAAGGAACTTTCGATTCCTGCGCTTACGCGTGCATGGCAAATTTTGCTTAAGGGTGCAGAAGAAATGCGCCAAACATCGCAAGCCCTTCCCTGCTTTGAGATGATTCTGGTACGTCTTGGTTACGCGTCGCAGCTACCAACACCTGCCGCTCTGATCAAACAATTGCAGAACCCTGCTGCTACGGCATCGGCTGCCGTCATTCAGCACGAGGCGCCGCAACCACCACGCACGACTTCTTCTTATTCTGCTCCTACTTCGTACGGTGCAACTGCACTTGCCACACATGCTGTTGCTGCACCACAAGCACAGCCACAAACCATGGCAAAAGCGGAAACCTTCGAAGAGGTACTTGAGCTGTTTAAGCTTAAGCGCGAGCCCATGTTGCTGAGCCACCTTATCAGCGATCTGCGTTTGGTGAGTTTTCAAAAAGGCAAAATCGAGATGCGCCCTGTTGCACACATAGCGGCGGATGTTCCAGCGCGCATTAATCGCCTGCTACAGCAATGGACGGGTGAGCGTTGGACGCTGGTATTTAGCAGCGAAGAAGGCCAACCAACGATTGCCGAGCAACGCAAAATGGAAGCTGCCAAGTTGCGCCAATATGCTGAGTCACACCCTAAAGTTCGCGCAGTGATGGAAGCATTCCCTGCCGCGAAGATTGTTGATTTTATTCCGAACAAAAAGAGTGAGTAG
- a CDS encoding DNA translocase FtsK 4TM domain-containing protein, which translates to MLRRAVNMIPVPEFIARRSSELYALIAVTFSIILAASLLTYHAGDPSWNHSGNDTIHNAVGLTGAILADMCRQLFGVMAAILVVAPLGWAWRWVMKDTESSMGWRILALVLALVTGSAALALLAAYTGAAWLAQASGAIGIVISMALIQLLPALAAIALMVVLCLVTLPLALGLRLHEYIALSIILRTVTAAIAGGAITLWQMVARRRHEEEDEEAEEETVDEADDDEIDEEDDEPVLTKKRVQSKKSKKVDNQASLGLRPRKGAFTLPSLDLLQKKSSKAVKQQSESALEQNARLLESVLLDFGIKGEITNVRPGPVVTLYELEPAPGIKSSRVIGLADDIARSMSAISARIAVIPGRNAIGIELPNSNREMVVLRELFEDDSYEDTEAKLPLVLGRDIGGEPIIADLAKMPHLLVAGTTGSGKSVAINTMIMSLVYHLTPDQCKFIMIDPKMLELSIYDNIPHLLSPVVTEPGKAVVALKWAVKEMENRYRLMSNLGVRNIENYNKRLDEARQNDEELFRTVQTGFDAETGKPIMEKQALDTTPLPFIVVIVDEMADLMIVAGKEIEGSIQRLAQMARAAGIHIIMATQRPSVDVITGVIKANFPTRISFQVTSKIDSRTILGEQGAEQLLGQGDMLHMAGGGRITRVHGPFISDKEVEAVTNYLRTQGEPQYEEAVTRDDEEESNMADMMEGEGGAEEDLYRQAKQIVIQDGKASTSYLQRRLKLGYNRAARMIDRMEEEGIVGPANHVGKREVLMR; encoded by the coding sequence ATGCTTCGTCGCGCCGTCAATATGATTCCTGTTCCTGAATTCATCGCCCGCCGCAGTTCTGAGCTCTATGCGCTCATTGCGGTGACGTTTAGCATCATACTGGCTGCCTCGTTATTAACCTATCACGCAGGCGATCCATCATGGAACCATTCGGGCAATGATACGATTCACAATGCCGTAGGTTTAACGGGCGCGATTCTCGCGGATATGTGCCGCCAGCTTTTTGGTGTGATGGCAGCGATACTGGTTGTTGCGCCGCTGGGTTGGGCATGGCGCTGGGTGATGAAAGATACTGAGTCCAGCATGGGCTGGCGCATTCTGGCGCTTGTGTTGGCGCTGGTAACAGGTTCAGCAGCGCTTGCGTTGTTGGCCGCTTATACAGGTGCTGCGTGGCTTGCACAGGCTAGCGGTGCCATCGGCATTGTGATCAGCATGGCGCTGATTCAATTACTGCCTGCATTAGCAGCAATCGCATTGATGGTGGTGTTATGCCTCGTAACGCTACCTCTGGCGCTTGGCTTGCGTCTGCATGAGTATATCGCATTATCCATTATCCTTCGTACGGTAACTGCCGCGATTGCAGGCGGTGCCATAACCCTTTGGCAAATGGTAGCGCGTCGCCGCCATGAGGAAGAAGACGAAGAAGCGGAAGAAGAAACCGTCGATGAAGCGGACGACGATGAAATCGACGAAGAAGATGACGAGCCGGTGCTCACTAAGAAACGCGTCCAATCCAAAAAATCGAAAAAAGTCGACAACCAAGCATCGCTTGGCTTACGACCACGCAAGGGTGCATTCACCCTGCCTTCGTTGGATCTATTACAAAAGAAATCCAGTAAGGCAGTGAAGCAACAAAGCGAGTCTGCGCTGGAACAAAACGCACGACTACTTGAGTCGGTATTGCTTGATTTCGGTATTAAAGGTGAAATCACCAACGTGCGTCCAGGCCCTGTGGTGACGCTCTATGAACTCGAGCCTGCACCAGGCATCAAATCATCCCGCGTGATTGGTTTGGCGGACGATATTGCCCGCTCGATGAGCGCGATTTCTGCACGTATCGCGGTGATCCCAGGCCGTAACGCGATTGGTATCGAATTACCAAACAGCAACCGCGAAATGGTGGTGTTGCGTGAGTTGTTCGAGGACGATAGCTACGAAGACACGGAAGCAAAATTGCCACTCGTGCTGGGTCGCGACATCGGTGGCGAGCCGATTATTGCCGACCTCGCAAAAATGCCGCATTTGCTCGTCGCGGGTACGACAGGTTCGGGTAAATCGGTGGCGATTAACACCATGATCATGTCGCTCGTTTATCATCTGACGCCGGATCAATGTAAGTTCATCATGATCGACCCGAAGATGCTCGAGCTTTCGATTTACGACAATATTCCGCATCTACTTTCACCCGTTGTGACCGAGCCGGGTAAAGCGGTCGTCGCGCTCAAGTGGGCGGTGAAGGAAATGGAAAATCGTTATCGCCTGATGAGCAATCTCGGCGTGCGCAATATCGAGAACTATAATAAGCGCCTCGACGAAGCGCGTCAGAACGACGAGGAATTATTCCGCACCGTGCAGACGGGTTTTGATGCTGAAACCGGCAAACCCATCATGGAAAAGCAGGCGCTTGATACCACGCCGCTGCCATTCATCGTCGTCATCGTCGATGAGATGGCCGATTTGATGATCGTCGCAGGTAAAGAAATCGAAGGTTCCATCCAGCGCCTCGCGCAGATGGCGCGTGCAGCGGGTATTCACATTATTATGGCAACGCAGCGCCCGTCGGTGGATGTGATTACCGGTGTTATCAAAGCCAACTTCCCGACGCGTATTTCGTTCCAAGTCACCAGCAAAATCGACTCGCGCACCATTCTGGGTGAGCAGGGGGCAGAGCAACTGCTCGGCCAAGGTGACATGCTACATATGGCTGGTGGTGGTCGCATCACCCGCGTGCATGGCCCCTTCATTTCCGACAAGGAAGTCGAAGCCGTCACCAACTATCTGCGCACGCAAGGCGAGCCGCAATATGAAGAGGCGGTGACCCGCGACGACGAAGAAGAATCCAACATGGCCGATATGATGGAAGGTGAGGGTGGCGCCGAAGAAGACCTCTACCGTCAGGCCAAACAAATCGTGATTCAGGACGGCAAGGCATCCACCAGCTATCTGCAGCGCCGCCTGAAGCTCGGCTATAACCGCGCCGCGCGGATGATTGACCGCATGGAGGAGGAGGGCATCGTCGGCCCCGCCAATCACGTGGGTAAACGTGAAGTCTTGATGCGTTAA
- a CDS encoding bifunctional 2-C-methyl-D-erythritol 4-phosphate cytidylyltransferase/2-C-methyl-D-erythritol 2,4-cyclodiphosphate synthase: protein MSQPKIAALIVAAGSGTRAGGALPKQYQQLAGKPMLAHSAQTLVNHPAISNVLVVISSEHEDLYTLDVPYSHGGKERQDSVRLGLEALAKHAPDYVLIHDAARPFLSTTVIDNIVAALGNDAVIPALSVADTIRTRDGATIDRNTLLRIQTPQAFPFAKILELHQKNKIAATDDAELWLQAGGKIVYVEGEERNRKMTTAEDMRMPITKIGMGYDVHKLIDGDAIILGGVKIPHTKKLEGHSDADVVLHAIVDAILGALGEGDIGVHFPPSDTKWKGADSAKFVEHVRDLLAQKHATLNHLDVTIICEAPKITPHREAMRTRIAQLLGTDISAISVKATTTEGLGFTGRGEGIAAQAVATVSIA, encoded by the coding sequence ATGAGCCAACCGAAAATAGCCGCATTGATTGTCGCCGCAGGCAGTGGAACCCGCGCAGGCGGCGCTTTGCCTAAGCAATATCAGCAGCTTGCGGGTAAGCCTATGCTGGCGCATTCGGCGCAAACATTAGTGAACCACCCCGCCATTTCAAACGTGTTGGTAGTGATTTCGTCTGAGCATGAAGACTTATATACGCTCGATGTTCCTTACTCCCATGGCGGCAAAGAACGCCAAGACTCCGTGCGTTTGGGTTTGGAAGCCTTGGCGAAACATGCGCCCGATTACGTATTGATTCATGACGCAGCGCGGCCATTTCTTTCCACTACGGTCATCGATAACATCGTCGCAGCACTCGGCAACGATGCGGTGATTCCAGCGCTTAGCGTCGCCGATACGATTCGCACACGTGATGGCGCAACGATTGACCGCAACACGCTGCTGCGCATTCAAACACCGCAGGCATTTCCTTTTGCGAAGATTTTAGAGCTACACCAAAAAAATAAAATCGCCGCAACGGATGATGCGGAATTATGGCTACAAGCAGGCGGCAAAATCGTGTATGTCGAAGGCGAAGAGAGAAACCGCAAAATGACCACCGCCGAAGATATGCGCATGCCCATCACCAAAATCGGTATGGGCTATGACGTACATAAACTGATTGATGGCGATGCAATTATCTTGGGCGGCGTAAAGATTCCTCACACCAAAAAGCTCGAAGGCCATTCGGATGCAGACGTGGTGTTACACGCCATCGTGGACGCGATTTTAGGCGCATTAGGCGAGGGTGATATTGGCGTGCACTTCCCACCGTCGGACACAAAATGGAAAGGCGCGGACTCCGCGAAGTTTGTCGAGCATGTGCGCGATTTGCTGGCGCAAAAGCACGCCACACTCAACCATCTGGATGTAACGATTATCTGCGAAGCGCCAAAAATCACGCCACATCGCGAAGCGATGCGCACACGCATCGCACAGTTGTTGGGAACTGATATTTCCGCTATAAGCGTCAAGGCAACCACCACCGAAGGTCTGGGTTTCACAGGCCGAGGTGAGGGGATTGCCGCACAAGCCGTCGCCACTGTGAGTATCGCATGA
- a CDS encoding phosphatidylglycerophosphatase A has translation MSIYHHIATLGPSGKSKFAPGTVGSLVAVILAFNIMHLPVGWLVLWALTALSIWLGTVSANRYMADKGSTHDPKEIVVDELAGMWLTLVVWHLWIVVMTMSLEGAEETIELRGWDIKFLALGFVLFRFFDIVKPWPISWADRKVNGGWGVMLDDLIAGVFAGTLLYALYLFWPLITGDMPESGV, from the coding sequence ATGAGCATCTATCACCACATCGCAACCCTTGGCCCTTCGGGAAAATCCAAGTTTGCACCAGGCACGGTTGGCTCACTTGTTGCAGTGATTCTTGCCTTCAACATCATGCACCTACCTGTTGGTTGGCTAGTGCTGTGGGCGCTTACGGCTCTTTCTATTTGGTTAGGCACGGTAAGTGCCAATCGCTACATGGCCGATAAGGGAAGTACGCACGACCCAAAAGAAATCGTGGTGGATGAACTTGCTGGAATGTGGCTGACGCTAGTTGTCTGGCACCTCTGGATTGTGGTGATGACGATGTCCTTGGAAGGCGCAGAAGAAACCATCGAGCTGCGTGGCTGGGATATAAAATTTCTCGCGCTAGGTTTTGTGCTATTCCGTTTCTTCGACATTGTAAAACCATGGCCAATTTCATGGGCAGACCGCAAGGTAAATGGCGGTTGGGGCGTGATGCTCGACGACCTCATCGCAGGGGTGTTTGCGGGAACGTTGCTTTACGCACTCTACCTGTTCTGGCCACTCATTACGGGCGATATGCCTGAGTCTGGCGTATGA
- a CDS encoding DNA recombination protein RmuC: MLPWIFVALSSVAAVACLIWARKNERQLYSEINARKLAEQQVEQVQLQMQQMRDDREAFMQHSKAAAFETGNQLSNKLLEDHKREREQTHKQFEQFTKTATDTLTQKQQEVAQVLGKVQGQVDASRNQLAVLVRAMQNPMGAGIEGEITMNNLLQQHGFTEGTDYELQVHLAGEEGSLRPDCVIYLPHQHAVIIDSKASQHIIALFEKEGTPEFDGAFKELQATMRTHAKALAGKSYQDALKKLKSRNGQPITRTTLVMFVPNDEVVTRLMQKDPNLMQFMREHDIVLAGKVTLSGLLLSLRAIVREARQQEESHVILEMTQALMSDVIMAMKHADKVMSGIRGSAKAFDEFSASMNRGLSRMRKMVAKGLHPAKNAAVPANLPRYDISKADDVVQGEAEEVPNVLSITKDDAA; this comes from the coding sequence ATGCTTCCGTGGATATTTGTAGCGCTATCATCCGTTGCTGCTGTGGCCTGTCTTATCTGGGCACGCAAGAACGAGCGACAGTTATATTCTGAAATAAACGCACGCAAACTCGCCGAGCAGCAGGTTGAGCAAGTGCAGTTACAAATGCAACAGATGCGCGATGACCGCGAAGCCTTCATGCAGCACAGCAAAGCTGCAGCGTTTGAAACTGGCAACCAACTTTCCAATAAACTGCTCGAAGACCATAAGCGCGAGCGCGAGCAAACCCATAAGCAGTTCGAGCAATTCACCAAGACCGCAACCGACACGCTCACTCAAAAACAGCAAGAGGTAGCGCAGGTGTTAGGTAAGGTACAAGGGCAGGTGGACGCTTCGCGTAACCAGCTTGCTGTGCTGGTGCGTGCCATGCAAAACCCGATGGGCGCAGGCATCGAGGGCGAAATTACTATGAACAACCTGCTCCAGCAGCATGGCTTCACCGAGGGCACGGACTACGAATTGCAAGTGCACCTCGCGGGTGAGGAGGGCAGTTTGAGGCCGGATTGCGTGATTTACCTACCGCATCAACATGCGGTGATTATTGATTCTAAAGCGTCGCAGCACATCATTGCGCTGTTCGAAAAAGAAGGCACGCCCGAGTTCGACGGAGCATTCAAGGAATTGCAGGCGACGATGCGCACCCACGCGAAGGCACTGGCGGGCAAGTCGTACCAAGATGCACTCAAGAAACTCAAAAGCCGTAATGGCCAGCCCATCACGCGCACCACACTAGTGATGTTCGTACCGAATGACGAAGTCGTCACGCGCTTGATGCAGAAAGACCCGAATCTCATGCAGTTCATGCGCGAGCATGATATTGTGCTGGCAGGCAAGGTAACACTTTCGGGCTTATTGCTTTCGCTGCGCGCCATTGTGCGTGAGGCCAGACAACAGGAAGAATCACACGTGATTCTGGAAATGACCCAAGCCCTTATGAGCGATGTGATCATGGCCATGAAGCACGCTGATAAGGTGATGAGCGGTATTCGTGGCAGCGCCAAGGCATTTGATGAATTCTCGGCCAGTATGAATCGTGGCTTGAGCCGTATGCGCAAGATGGTGGCGAAGGGGCTGCACCCCGCTAAGAACGCCGCAGTACCAGCAAATCTGCCACGCTATGACATCAGCAAAGCGGATGATGTCGTGCAAGGCGAGGCCGAAGAAGTACCGAATGTGCTGAGCATCACCAAAGACGACGCGGCGTAG
- the recR gene encoding recombination protein RecR — MSNAIEKLVSELSRLPGVGKRSAQRLALHILQQKESRIPPLVQALNVAQAEVKTCETCGVLDDMNPCHICANELRDHAVMCVVEDVADVWAMERSRAFKGVYHVLGGTLSAIDGRGPEALRIEPLLRRVKEQNVTEIILALSATVAGQTTAHYVAERLENSSAKITKLAHGIPVGGELDYMDDGTLSAALSARVAY; from the coding sequence ATGTCCAATGCGATTGAAAAATTAGTGTCTGAACTGTCGCGGTTGCCTGGGGTTGGCAAGCGTTCGGCGCAGCGATTGGCACTGCATATTTTGCAGCAGAAAGAATCGCGCATTCCACCGCTTGTACAAGCGCTGAACGTGGCACAGGCGGAAGTCAAAACCTGCGAAACCTGCGGTGTGCTGGACGACATGAACCCGTGCCATATCTGCGCGAATGAATTGCGTGACCATGCAGTTATGTGCGTGGTTGAAGACGTTGCCGATGTATGGGCAATGGAGCGCAGCCGCGCCTTCAAGGGCGTCTATCATGTGCTGGGTGGAACGCTCAGCGCGATTGATGGTCGCGGGCCCGAGGCGCTTCGTATTGAGCCACTACTGCGCCGTGTGAAAGAACAGAACGTGACGGAAATTATTCTGGCATTAAGCGCCACCGTTGCAGGGCAAACCACCGCGCATTATGTGGCGGAACGTTTGGAAAATAGCAGCGCAAAAATCACCAAACTTGCGCATGGCATTCCTGTCGGTGGTGAGTTGGATTATATGGATGACGGCACGTTAAGTGCCGCTCTCAGCGCCCGCGTTGCGTATTAA